The DNA window CAGACCGCGCTCAACATTACTGCTGCCAAGGCCGGCGGATTGCAAGGTGCATACTTCGGTGCTTACTTCATCGGTCCCCTCACATATTCGGGATGGATAGTGCGAAGATTCGGATACAGATGGACATTCATTGTCGGTCTCTGCATCTACGGTGTAGGAGCCCTGATGTTCTGGCCTTCCGCAGTCTACAGATCCTTCCCCGGTTTCTGCGGAAGTTTGTTCATTGTCGGTTCCGGACTCAGCACGCTCGAAACCTCTGCAAATCCATTCATCGCCACCTGCGGACCTCCTCGTCTTTCCGAGTTCCGCCTGGAACTCTCCCAAGCGTTCCAGGCTGTCGGTTCAGTTGTCGCCCCTCTCTTGGCTTCCAGAGTCTTTTTCAAAGAAGGCGAAGGTGAAGATTTATCTAAAGTTCAATGGACTTATCTCGGTATTGCCGCTTTCGTCTTCCTCCTCGCTGTTGTATTCTTCTTCAGCAAACTCCCAGAAATCACAGATGCGGATATGGCACTCCAAAGCGAACAATCCGCCGGTCTCACTGGATTCGAAGAGAAACCCATGCGCAGACAATACAAGCTATTCTTCGGCGTTGCAGCTCAATTCTGTTATGTCGGTGCTCAAGTAGGTGTTGCAGCCAACTTCATCAAGTATGCCGAGGAGAGTGCTTCACTTTCTTCCGCAGCTGCCACCGATAGATTTGCTATTGCTCAAGGTCTTTTTGCAATTGGTAGATTTGCGGCCGCTGGTATGATGATGCTTGTCAAGCCCCGTTACGTACTCATGATATTCATGACTGCAATTATGATTTTCATCTCTATTGCTATTGGTGTTAAGGGCGAAGCCGGTGTTGCTATGTTATCTATTGTTCTGTAAGTTCCCCGATTCTCTCCCATCCTAAAATCAGCAACTAACATAAACAGCTTCTTCGAATCCTGTATCTTCCCCACAATTTTCACCCTCGCTATTCGTGGTCTTGGTCGCCACACCAAGAGAGGTTCTTCGTGGATTGTGGCCGCCGTCTCAGGTGGTGCTCTCTTCCCGGCTCTCACTGGTCTTCTTGCCGATAAGAAGGGCTATCACATTGCCATGATCGTTCCACTGATCGGTTTCTTCGTCGCTTTTGCATTCCCCATCTACCTCAACACTGTATGCGCAAAGGAACTCGATGGATTCAGTGCTACCAAGATCGGATACGAAGGAGCTGATTTGTCTGCTGAAAAGAGGGAGGACAGTATGATTTGGGAGGAGAAGGGTACAACCGGTGCCGACGCTCATCATTTGGAACTAGAGGAATCCGAGAGCAGGAGGAGACATAATGCTTTGTAGATGGaatgagaaatgaataatagaattttggGATTATCGCTGGATATTACTAGAAATAGAGGATAGAAATATTAGAACGGCTCGAGTATTATGAATCACAATTAGAGAACTTTACTTTTGTACACTTGTTCAGATTTTAGTGAGAATTTAGACATTAATGAACCCATAAGATAAACATAAAAAACGAACCTCTACCCTAAAAATGTGATCAAGCCCTTACTTAAGGTTACCAGGCAGACGCGGATCATTAAATCACCCCACACAGAACCTCACAGTCTGACTAGCAATCCAATCACCGTATCCTATTACATATCCtattccctctccctcataTCAAAACCACCCCTGAATCTTCTTCCAAGCCACCTATGTATATAGACACCTCGCTAACCCCTCTTCGCATTCTcaaccatccatctctccttGGGTGCACTACGCAGACACGCGAGACCACAATCCCGGTATTGTATTTATCCAAGCGAATAAGCCAAACCTAAATCATACTGCTATTGCTAATAGTTATGCTCACTAGTAGCAGTCAGTTACTTCGAGCAAAGCAAAAGCTACAATAACTCTTGAAATTCAAAGCAACAGTATCTTGCTCTCCCTTTGATTTACGTCTTCTCTTCGTTCTCTCACGAGCTGAAACAGTTCGTTTGAAGATGCTGTACAAGGCAAACAAACTCCAATTTGTATTCTGCAGAATTCATGCTGATACAAAAACGCACAATGTCTTCTGCTACCGGGCCTATCGCCAAATATGGTATCGGCATGTATAACCATTCTGCAAAGCTGTGATGTTTTAGTCGGGAACTTCAAGACCGTCTGAGTAGCTAATCTAGAGTCGAGTTACTTACTTTTTAGATACCCAATGGATACAAGATCTGCATTCTCCTTGAAGAGCCCAAAATGTGTATCCAAATATAGGCATATCCATCCCATAAGCACCCCAAAATATTACAAGAAACATTAACTCCCATCACTGGGTAGCCTACGGTAAATTGTGTACCTGGTAATCGACCAACATGTTCCAAAACGTCTACCTATGTCAAGATAAGCCAAATTCTTGACGCCAAAATTTAACACCCGGGCTCCATAGCTTGCATGTAAAAATGACACAAACGAACTCAACGTGATATAAATCCTATTCTATTCCTTCGCTGATTATATCATAAGAAAATCGGACGAAAAGTCTATCTAATTCTGATACATGCATGCGCAATCGCTGGCTGCCAAAATTCCAACTCCTCTTGTACACCGAAGAACGCCATTCTTGCCCTATCCTactatttgaataatttgtTGTTCGCCGTAATGAGACCGGGTTTAGCTTCCGCTTGGCCCACCGTGAGGACCTTTACCACCATCAAGAAGTAACTTTGGTTTGATAAATCCTTCATCTAACTGTTTGAACCATGCTGCATGATCCTCGGCAGTTCCATGCAACAATTGGCTGATTGCGCCTGATGCAGTAATATGCGGTGCTTCAGGACGACTTGTACTGCCTGAAGTTGGGTAAGGTGTTCCCATATCACCACTATCCTGAGGTGGCGATGGTCTTCTCTTCGGTGGTCGATTGGCCGGTGGCGGAAGATCAGATGAATCGCTATCAAAGCCTTCATCACTCGTACTACCGGTCTTACCAAGAAGATCCTGCTCGCTCTCGctctcctttcttccattGGCATTAGAATTCTTCCGATTCATGCTTGCTGGTCTGACATTTGGACTAGCGTTGCCACTTGCATAGCTTCCACGCTCTGCTCCTCTACGATCTCGTGGCCTGGCAAGACCATCAAGCTGCATTGCTCCATTGCTTCGTCGTGGATCGTTTCCAATTCCTGTTCCGGAATGTTTGTAATAATTTCCGCCTGAAATAGCTTCAATATCGAATTCGTCATCACTATCGATTTCCTCGACCACTCCAGTGCGAATGCCAAGAATTTCTAACATGCGTGCTGTTGTACCACCGAAAATAATGACAGTAAGCACTACAACCACAAGTACAGTTGCCTTTAACGCCCATGAATTCTCGCCAGTCATTCCGGCTGCCAAGGCAACACCTACAGCTCCGCGCAATCCAGCCCAAAACAGCATTACTTGATAATTGTAGGGTAGTTCGTCTGCGACTTCCTGCCCTCTTTTCTTTGCGCGGTATCTAAGGAACCAATTAATGAGTCTCGAGAGAGGAAATACGGCGGCATATCGGGCTACGCAGATGCCAATGACTGTAACTATAATGAAGAGCGGTTTAAATTGTAAGTTCTTCTCGGTGAACAAAGATAATCCGAggtagatgaagatgaaattctCCGACAATTGCGCAAGTACTTGGAACAAGTATTTAGTGGTGAGTTGCGTGCGGCGAGACATGTTATAATATGCATAATGCTTCAAAGTGATCCCGCAAAATAGAAGTGTAACGATTCCTACTTCATATTAGTGTTGTGCTTGGGATGAGGGAGTTGCTGAAGTACAAACCAGACATATGAAGACCATTAGAAAAGAAGTAGCTGGCATACGCAATCAACACAATCAGacagctttcaatctttggaAATCTCCTGACGTATGTATACTTCAATCCCAAGGCTGTAGCAATCCCTATGATGATTCCAATAATCAAGCTTCCGAAGAACACTGCCAAGAAAATGCCGATACCTTCGAATAAACTGAGGAGACCTAAGGTTCCGGCATTACCGCcttctttatatctttgTGCTGTTTCAAACAAGACAATTGCGATAGCATCGTTCAGGATCGATTCTCCGAAAATTACTGTATAAAGTTTCGGGTCGACTTTGTAGGTGTTGAAAATCGCTAGAATGGTGACAGGATCGGTGGCAGAAAGTGTCGCTCCAACAGATATAGCATCAACGAATGTCATACTGACCCCATCAAGGGGAATTCTCGTATACAACCATAATACCAATCCTAGCACAATTGCTGATATGAAAGTCCCGGCGAACGCAAATGTAAGAATAGTTCCGATATTGCGGAAGAAATTCGCTTGGTGTAATTCGTATCCGGAAGCCAGAATAATCGGCGGTaggagaagattgaagaatatctGTTCATCAAAGCTCACAAGACTTTGTATAGAATTTCCAGCGCTGATTCGAAGGATCAAGCCAATGGTCATACCTAATTGGTTAATGATACACCCTGTAAACTGCCTGATCAACATAACTTACCAGCAAAGATCGAAATGGAAGTTTCATGGACCGCTTCAACTTTCTTGATTTGAAGCAAGTAACTCGTGAAGAGGGCTACAATGAGTAGCATaatcaagatgaagagagCCCATGACGAGAATATTTCTTTCTGCGATGAATCGGGTGCTATGAAAATGGGATCAGTTGTCATTCGGGAATTTCCTTCCGGGGTTGGAAACACTGTAGCATACCGTCGggatcttcttcctcggatTGTCTTTCTATTCAAGCATACTCATTAGCTGACGCACCAAAAACCCCCATGGACAGAATCGCAAACCTACTCAGAAGCTCAAAGACGGAGCCGGCGATCGCCGCAGACATGATGGAGGATTGTCGAGATAGCTGTTGCGATATTGCGACCTTTATCGACGTAATGTGGTAGAATTGCGAAAGACTGTACAGTCGCTCAGAGACGAGCAGCGAACGGTAAGGGAACGACGCATGTATATCTGTTGGTTGGAAGTGGAGAGGGGCAGTCTAGATGTACGAAGCAATTCAGCAGTTTGTGGGTTTCGTGGTGGTAATAGTTGGtggagaagggaaagagtACGCAGGGCAGGAGGCAGATCAACCGATAGATTATCAAAGATTCGGTTCCGTGTTACTTGGATCAAGCTACCTGACACCTCCGGCCTTACTAGGTACTCGTAGTGCTCATTAATGTGATTAGTACGCAGGATCTCTCTGGCCAGGTTGGCATTTTTATTACTGCCATGCAATTACGACAAAGCATCCAGATTTGCGAATGGTGCAGAATAAAATGTTTTATTGCTTGATGCTAAATGTCTCGTTCACAAAGAAAGACGCAGTGGATCGTGCAATGAATGGATCGCACAATGAATTGTATTTTCTGCTCTCTGTGCAGGAACGCCAGGAGTCTGATGTTTGCTCTCGTTGATGCCATACCCATCCCGTCCGTATACAACTCCCCTCACGCTGACAATGGCAAGCAGGTGTACTTGGTCGTTCTGGTATTCCTCACACTCCAACGCTCAGTCAGTCCCGCCGCACTCACGGATAGTGGGGGCGGCCAtgtatgaaattgatataaaattgCCATGTCGCGTTTGTTTCTCATTGCGTATGCCACGAGCTATGGCCCAACGTCGGTCGACCTGGTGCTTCGTATGATTTGTCCATCGCCACGAATCCACAGGCATTTCCTCTGCACCTCGTACATATAACGTCTGAGAGGCACCGGATTCTACGAAAGCTTCCTGTCCCTTCTCTTGATTGGCTGGCTGCGTGCATCTCAGCCTTACTTCCCTCCGGTGGGTGGCGAGGCTGGGATATCTGATGCCATTACATAATCATGTCACTTGCAGCATCCCATCTAATCATCGATCTTCAcgtcacatcacatcacatcagtTGACAAGGGACCTGGAATCACTGCACACCTATgcctcctcttcatctttgaATGTCGCAGCCTCGTTATTACCTAGAAAATACAATTCGTTCAGCTCATCTCCGCAATCTCCAATCATCCTAACGTGTCAAGCTGTATTGCATCGTATTGACCACGCACATGTACAGATCTCGAATTTTCCGATGCACCTCATACCCATTTGATTCTGCGCACTGATCCACCAGACCATCCCAGCAGACGAAGCTGATCCGCGTGCACAGCAGCCCACTCCAGCCTCGTGATGCCCAGAACCCATAGGAACCAAGTCGTGTCTGAAACCCAATGTTGACATTGCGGCTTGCGTCTCCATTGACAACTTTGGAATCCCATCGATTTCACATTGTAGTAGACCGCAACCTCGAAACAAAAACCGAAAGCAAACGAGCATTATAGTGATTCCACGGACTTGCGGTCAACTCAAAGGGGGATTTTTGAGAGCTGTTGAACGGAATTCTCGACTTGGGTTTCGTGCTCTTTTCCTACAATCAAGAATATGGCAGAAGGTGACACACGTGCTTTTCGAGGGGAGGGGCATGATGAAATGCAGAGTGCCGACTCGAAAAAGGATCAAGATACTCGACCGGAGGACCACAAACCTGCAAACGAGCAGTCACCGCTTTTGTCCGCATCCGAAtcggaagaagaggaagaaggtcTCATCAACGGCAGCAACATATTAAACAATGATCCTGATACCTTCTCAGAAACAAAGGGGATATGGTACATGATACTTTTGACCCTTAGTATAGGCGGTTTACAAGTGGCTTGGGGAGTGGAGTTGTCCAATGGAACTCCGTATCTTTTATCGCTCGGTCTGAGCAAGTCATTAATGGCTTTAGTATGGATCGCAGGACCGATGTCAGGGGCTTTAGTCCAACCATATATTGGTATATTAAGTGATAGGTGTCGATCGCCGTGGGGTAAAAGACGACCCTTTATGGCCATAGGTACTGTCGCTACAGTCCTATCTTTAGTTTTCTTGGCTTGGGTAAGAGAGATAGTTGGTGGATTTCTAGGATTATTCGGTGCGGATAGAGAATCTCAAGGCGTCAAAGTTTCAATCATCGTTGTCGCAGTTCTCTTAGTTTATATTTTAGATTTTGCTATAGCTACAGGTTTGTGCCAATGTACTAACTCTAGAGAACTTACTGACATCTTTTAGTGCAAGCTGCCATTAGAGCTTACATTCTTGATTGTGCCCCTAGTCACCAACAAGGTATTTTTTGCCCGAGACAATCGCATGATGTTTCCCGAAGATAACTAATTCCCATCTTTAGAAACGGCAAACTCATTCGCTAGCCGCGTCATAGGCATTGGTAACATTATTGCGTACCTTGCCGGTTATATTGACCTTCCAAAGTATCTATGGTTTTTTGGAAATACCCAATTCAAGATACTTTCTTTAATGGCTTGCGTGGCTCTTTCTACCACTGTCACCATAAGTAGTATTACCATCA is part of the Botrytis cinerea B05.10 chromosome 10, complete sequence genome and encodes:
- the Bcnhx1 gene encoding Bcnhx1; this translates as MSAAIAGSVFELLKRQSEEEDPDAPDSSQKEIFSSWALFILIMLLIVALFTSYLLQIKKVEAVHETSISIFAGMTIGLILRISAGNSIQSLVSFDEQIFFNLLLPPIILASGYELHQANFFRNIGTILTFAFAGTFISAIVLGLVLWLYTRIPLDGVSMTFVDAISVGATLSATDPVTILAIFNTYKVDPKLYTVIFGESILNDAIAIVLFETAQRYKEGGNAGTLGLLSLFEGIGIFLAVFFGSLIIGIIIGIATALGLKYTYVRRFPKIESCLIVLIAYASYFFSNGLHMSGIVTLLFCGITLKHYAYYNMSRRTQLTTKYLFQVLAQLSENFIFIYLGLSLFTEKNLQFKPLFIIVTVIGICVARYAAVFPLSRLINWFLRYRAKKRGQEVADELPYNYQVMLFWAGLRGAVGVALAAGMTGENSWALKATVLVVVVLTVIIFGGTTARMLEILGIRTGVVEEIDSDDEFDIEAISGGNYYKHSGTGIGNDPRRSNGAMQLDGLARPRDRRGAERGSYASGNASPNVRPASMNRKNSNANGRKESESEQDLLGKTGSTSDEGFDSDSSDLPPPANRPPKRRPSPPQDSGDMGTPYPTSGSTSRPEAPHITASGAISQLLHGTAEDHAAWFKQLDEGFIKPKLLLDGGKGPHGGPSGS